In Populus trichocarpa isolate Nisqually-1 chromosome 7, P.trichocarpa_v4.1, whole genome shotgun sequence, the following proteins share a genomic window:
- the LOC7485016 gene encoding probable terpene synthase 9 isoform X1: MLSIIFENSKLYYNNYLLFKLKLLTQFSIYKYCMIYIVFLIPSRFSNFLDLEIISASPMEFSVFALSPSSLVLPSHFPKTTILSRSHISARNKLFQSSRLPSLKNASIFKILSMSDEERRSANYHPSVWELQLIESLSTPYSYELHANRLEELKQEAKRALVSTNEPRAKLKLIDSIQRLGVAYHFEREIEEAIKLTELDVNGDLHTTSLHFRLLRQHAFSVSTDVLGKFRSNRDGKFKDSIRTDVAGLLSLYEASYLGVPGEDHVLEEAKNFSSKHLKSLLETIKDEFLAKQVKQSLEVPRHWKMPRIEARDFIDIYSSDNTRNLDLLELAKLDYNLVQSQHQRELKELARWWGALGFKEKLSFSRDRLMENYLWAMGMVFEPQFSKCRIGLTKFVCILTTIDDIYDVYGLPEELELFTKLVNRWDSMAIDDLPDYMKICYLALFNFVNEMAYDVMRDHGLFVLPYLVEEWANLCGSYLVEARWFSNKYSPTLSEYLENARTSIGSPAALAHACMLLGSPVAQSSLMDCFKHGNDQLIYWSSLITRLSDDLGTYTAESERGDVTKSIQCYMIEKGASEKESKEHIKGLINQAWKELNKENSKCSLPKPLVNMSLNMARTAQCIFQFGDGIGTSTGVTRDRLTSLIVEPIPVKEP, translated from the exons atgttgtctattatttttgaaaactcaaaattatattataacaattaTCTTCTCTTTAAACTCAAGCTTTTGACccaattttctatttataaataCTGCATGATTTATATCGTGTTTCTCATACCAAGTCGTTTCTCCAATTTTCTTGATCTCGAGATCATATCGGCTTCTCCAATGGAATTTTCAGTGTTTGCCCTTTCTCCCTCGAGTCTAGTACTCCCCTCACATTTTCCTAAAACGACCATACTTTCACGGAGCCATATTTCAGCGAGAAACAAGCTATTCCAATCATCAAGACTACCCTCTCTCAAGAATGCTTCCATATTTAAGATATTGAGCATGAGTGATGAGGAACGAAGATCAGCTAATTATCATCCTAGCGTCTGGGAACTCCAACTCATTGAGTCCTTAAGCACTCCCTATTCA TATGAGCTTCACGCCAATCGATTGGAGGAGCTGAAGCAAGAAGCTAAAAGAGCACTCGTGTCCACCAATGAGCCTCGTGCCAAATTAAAGCTGATTGATTCAATTCAACGGCTGGGAGTTGCTTATCATTTCGAAAGAGAGATTGAAGAAGCTATAAAGCTTACTGAACTAGACGTTAATGGGGATCTTCATACAACTTCATTGCACTTTCGGCTTCTAAGGCAGCATGCCTTTTCAGTAAGCACAG ATGTGCTTggaaaattcagaagtaatagaGATGGGAAATTCAAGGACAGCATAAGGACGGACGTTGCAGGACTTTTGAGTTTGTATGAAGCTTCATACCTTGGAGTGCCTGGAGAAGATCATGTTTTAGAAGAAGCCAAAAATTTCAGTAGTAAACATCTCAAGTCATTGTTAGAGACAATAAAGGATGAATTTCTAGCTAAGCAAGTGAAACAATCATTAGAAGTTCCTCGGCATTGGAAGATGCCAAGGATTGAGGCTCGGGATTTCATTGATATTTATTCAAGTGATAATACGAGGAACTTAGATTTGCTTGAGCTAGCTAAGTTGGACTATAACCTTGTGCAATCACAACACCAAAGGGAGCTCAAAGAACTGGCAag GTGGTGGGGTGCCCTAGGCTTCAAGGAGAAGCTGAGTTTTTCGCGAGATCGATTGATGGAAAATTATTTATGGGCAATGGGAATGGTGTTTGAACCTCAATTCTCGAAATGCAGGATAGGCCTCACCAAATTTGTATGCATTTTAACAACAATTGATGACATATACGATGTATATGGATTACCGGAGGAGCTTGAGCTCTTTACCAAACTAGTAAATCG ATGGGATTCCATGGCCATTGACGACCTTCCTGATTACATGAAGATATGCTATTTGGCCTTGTTTAACTTTGTTAATGAAATGGCATACGATGTAATGAGAGATCATGGCTTGTTTGTTTTACCCTACCTTGTGGAAGAG TGGGCAAATCTCTGCGGATCATATTTGGTCGAAGCTCGGTGGTTTAGCAACAAGTATTCACCAACTTTGAGTGAGTACTTGGAAAATGCAAGGACATCGATTGGCAGTCCTGCAGCCCTTGCCCACGCTTGTATGTTGCTGGGGAGCCCCGTAGCACAAAGTTCACTGATGGATTGCTTCAAGCATGGCAATGATCAATTAATCTATTGGTCATCCTTGATTACTCGACTTAGTGATGATTTGGGCACATATACG GCAGAGAGTGAGAGAGGTGATGTGACAAAATCAATTCAGTGCTACATGATTGAAAAGGGTGCATCtgaaaaagaatcaaaagagCACATTAAAGGCTTGATTAACCAAGCATGGAAGGAACTAAACAAGGAGAATTCCAAATGTTCTCTTCCTAAACCTCTTGTAAACATGTCCTTGAACATGGCTCGAACTGCTCAATGCATCTTCCAATTTGGAGATGGCATTGGTACTTCTACTGGGGTCACTAGAGATCGTTTAACGTCATTGATTGTCGAACCTATCCCGGTCAAAGAACCTTAG
- the LOC18100870 gene encoding protein VASCULATURE COMPLEXITY AND CONNECTIVITY: protein MVKIGGILVCMLVVAMDVAAGILGIQAEIAQNKVKHLRLWIFECREPSEDAFKLGLAAAGILVLAHVIANFLGGCMCICSQEELQRASPHRQLSVACFLFSWIILAAGLSMLAIGTLSNNKSRSSCGFTHHHFFSYGGILCFAHGLFCVAYYVSATAAFSEEKHGGHA from the exons atggttaaaatagGAGGTATACTTGTTTGTATGTTGGTTGTTGCTATGGATGTAGCAGCTGGTATTCTTGGCATCCAAGCAGAAATCGCACAAAACAAG GTTAAGCACCTAAGACTTTGGATATTTGAGTGCAGAGAACCAAGCGAGGATGCCTTCAAGCTAGGGTTAGCTGCAGCGGGGATTCTAGTTCTAGCTCATGTTATTGCTAACTTCCTAGGTGGGTGCATGTGCATTTGTTCTCAAGAAGAGCTTCAAAGAGCTTCCCCTCATAGACAACTGTCTGTGGCATGCTTCCTTTTTTCGTG GATCATATTGGCTGCTGGGTTATCCATGCTAGCGATTGGCACTTTGTCGAACAACAAGTCAAGATCCTCTTGTGGTTTCACACAccatcatttcttttcttatggAGGCATTTTGTGCTTTGCCCATGGACTGTTTTGTGTTGCGTATTACGTCTCTGCCACTGCTGCTTTTAGTGAAGAAAAGCATGGAGGTCATGCTTag
- the LOC7485016 gene encoding probable terpene synthase 9 isoform X2, which translates to MLSIIFENSKLYYNNYLLFKLKLLTQFSIYKYCMIYIVFLIPSRFSNFLDLEIISASPMEFSVFALSPSSLVLPSHFPKTTILSRSHISARNKLFQSSRLPSLKNASIFKILSMSDEERRSANYHPSVWELQLIESLSTPYSYELHANRLEELKQEAKRALVSTNEPRAKLKLIDSIQRLGVAYHFEREIEEAIKLTELDVNGDLHTTSLHFRLLRQHAFSVSTDVLGKFRSNRDGKFKDSIRTDVAGLLSLYEASYLGVPGEDHVLEEAKNFSSKHLKSLLETIKDEFLAKQVKQSLEVPRHWKMPRIEARDFIDIYSSDNTRNLDLLELAKLDYNLVQSQHQRELKELARIGLTKFVCILTTIDDIYDVYGLPEELELFTKLVNRWDSMAIDDLPDYMKICYLALFNFVNEMAYDVMRDHGLFVLPYLVEEWANLCGSYLVEARWFSNKYSPTLSEYLENARTSIGSPAALAHACMLLGSPVAQSSLMDCFKHGNDQLIYWSSLITRLSDDLGTYTAESERGDVTKSIQCYMIEKGASEKESKEHIKGLINQAWKELNKENSKCSLPKPLVNMSLNMARTAQCIFQFGDGIGTSTGVTRDRLTSLIVEPIPVKEP; encoded by the exons atgttgtctattatttttgaaaactcaaaattatattataacaattaTCTTCTCTTTAAACTCAAGCTTTTGACccaattttctatttataaataCTGCATGATTTATATCGTGTTTCTCATACCAAGTCGTTTCTCCAATTTTCTTGATCTCGAGATCATATCGGCTTCTCCAATGGAATTTTCAGTGTTTGCCCTTTCTCCCTCGAGTCTAGTACTCCCCTCACATTTTCCTAAAACGACCATACTTTCACGGAGCCATATTTCAGCGAGAAACAAGCTATTCCAATCATCAAGACTACCCTCTCTCAAGAATGCTTCCATATTTAAGATATTGAGCATGAGTGATGAGGAACGAAGATCAGCTAATTATCATCCTAGCGTCTGGGAACTCCAACTCATTGAGTCCTTAAGCACTCCCTATTCA TATGAGCTTCACGCCAATCGATTGGAGGAGCTGAAGCAAGAAGCTAAAAGAGCACTCGTGTCCACCAATGAGCCTCGTGCCAAATTAAAGCTGATTGATTCAATTCAACGGCTGGGAGTTGCTTATCATTTCGAAAGAGAGATTGAAGAAGCTATAAAGCTTACTGAACTAGACGTTAATGGGGATCTTCATACAACTTCATTGCACTTTCGGCTTCTAAGGCAGCATGCCTTTTCAGTAAGCACAG ATGTGCTTggaaaattcagaagtaatagaGATGGGAAATTCAAGGACAGCATAAGGACGGACGTTGCAGGACTTTTGAGTTTGTATGAAGCTTCATACCTTGGAGTGCCTGGAGAAGATCATGTTTTAGAAGAAGCCAAAAATTTCAGTAGTAAACATCTCAAGTCATTGTTAGAGACAATAAAGGATGAATTTCTAGCTAAGCAAGTGAAACAATCATTAGAAGTTCCTCGGCATTGGAAGATGCCAAGGATTGAGGCTCGGGATTTCATTGATATTTATTCAAGTGATAATACGAGGAACTTAGATTTGCTTGAGCTAGCTAAGTTGGACTATAACCTTGTGCAATCACAACACCAAAGGGAGCTCAAAGAACTGGCAag GATAGGCCTCACCAAATTTGTATGCATTTTAACAACAATTGATGACATATACGATGTATATGGATTACCGGAGGAGCTTGAGCTCTTTACCAAACTAGTAAATCG ATGGGATTCCATGGCCATTGACGACCTTCCTGATTACATGAAGATATGCTATTTGGCCTTGTTTAACTTTGTTAATGAAATGGCATACGATGTAATGAGAGATCATGGCTTGTTTGTTTTACCCTACCTTGTGGAAGAG TGGGCAAATCTCTGCGGATCATATTTGGTCGAAGCTCGGTGGTTTAGCAACAAGTATTCACCAACTTTGAGTGAGTACTTGGAAAATGCAAGGACATCGATTGGCAGTCCTGCAGCCCTTGCCCACGCTTGTATGTTGCTGGGGAGCCCCGTAGCACAAAGTTCACTGATGGATTGCTTCAAGCATGGCAATGATCAATTAATCTATTGGTCATCCTTGATTACTCGACTTAGTGATGATTTGGGCACATATACG GCAGAGAGTGAGAGAGGTGATGTGACAAAATCAATTCAGTGCTACATGATTGAAAAGGGTGCATCtgaaaaagaatcaaaagagCACATTAAAGGCTTGATTAACCAAGCATGGAAGGAACTAAACAAGGAGAATTCCAAATGTTCTCTTCCTAAACCTCTTGTAAACATGTCCTTGAACATGGCTCGAACTGCTCAATGCATCTTCCAATTTGGAGATGGCATTGGTACTTCTACTGGGGTCACTAGAGATCGTTTAACGTCATTGATTGTCGAACCTATCCCGGTCAAAGAACCTTAG